From the genome of Gemmatimonas phototrophica, one region includes:
- a CDS encoding FAD-dependent oxidoreductase — MAATNVSDPQYYHRVVDCQWACPAHTNVPGYIRLIAQGKYTESYLLNRESNVFPGILGRVCDRPCEPACRRGRVEEKPVAICRLKRVAADHRDDITALLPKAPETKNGKRVALIGAGPASLTVANDLLLAGYDVTIIEKNAQPGGLMRINIPSFRLPAQVLDEECAYVIDLGANMQYGTQVTSLKGLLDEGYDAVFVGTGAPKGKELDIPGRWDAPEQVFIGIDFLANVHFKHIEKMEPRVIIIGVGNTAMDCCRTSKRLGATDVKVIARRGRKFFKASPWELEDAEEEQVEIIENHAPKRMVVENGKLVGMEFEVLQWTEDANGKQSSTVLSTVIIPCDQVILAIGQDNAFEYIERDIGVEFDKKGMPVVDKTTHQSTHPKVFFGGDAAWGPENIIWAVAHGHAAAISIDLACQQRDVVTDRPPQGMTLVSAKMGMHSWAYDNDYESAKRAKMQHEELTKRFKDLDTEVELGFTAEQVATEVGRCLNCDIQTHFTASSCIECDACVDICPTNCLTITTNGTPIDELRTRLSAPALNLSQDIYVSDALPQTKRIMVKDEDVCLHCGLCAERCPTAAWDMRLFDLKKPMAGMLAGVASI, encoded by the coding sequence ATGGCAGCGACCAACGTCTCCGACCCGCAATACTACCACCGGGTCGTGGATTGCCAGTGGGCATGTCCGGCCCATACCAACGTCCCCGGGTACATCCGCCTGATCGCCCAGGGCAAGTACACCGAGAGCTACCTTCTCAATCGCGAGTCCAACGTCTTCCCGGGGATCCTGGGACGCGTCTGCGACCGCCCGTGTGAGCCGGCCTGCCGCCGTGGCCGCGTGGAGGAGAAGCCTGTCGCCATCTGCCGCCTCAAGCGCGTGGCGGCCGACCACCGCGACGACATTACGGCGTTGCTCCCCAAGGCGCCGGAGACCAAGAACGGCAAGCGGGTGGCCCTCATCGGTGCCGGTCCGGCCTCGCTGACGGTCGCCAATGACCTGCTGCTCGCCGGCTACGACGTCACCATCATCGAAAAAAACGCACAGCCCGGTGGGTTGATGCGCATCAACATTCCGTCGTTCCGCCTCCCGGCGCAGGTCCTCGATGAGGAATGCGCGTATGTGATCGACCTCGGCGCCAACATGCAGTATGGCACCCAGGTGACGTCGCTCAAGGGACTGCTGGACGAGGGATACGACGCGGTCTTCGTGGGGACCGGCGCTCCCAAGGGCAAAGAGCTCGACATTCCCGGTCGCTGGGATGCCCCGGAACAGGTCTTCATCGGCATCGACTTCCTCGCCAATGTGCACTTCAAGCACATCGAGAAGATGGAGCCGCGCGTCATCATCATTGGCGTGGGCAACACCGCCATGGACTGCTGTCGGACCTCCAAGCGACTGGGCGCCACTGACGTCAAGGTGATTGCCCGCCGCGGACGCAAATTCTTCAAGGCGTCGCCATGGGAACTGGAAGACGCCGAAGAAGAGCAGGTCGAGATCATTGAGAACCACGCGCCGAAGCGCATGGTGGTGGAAAACGGCAAGCTGGTCGGCATGGAGTTTGAGGTCCTGCAGTGGACCGAAGACGCCAACGGCAAGCAGTCCAGCACGGTGCTGAGCACCGTCATCATTCCCTGCGATCAGGTCATTCTCGCCATCGGGCAGGACAACGCCTTTGAGTACATCGAGCGTGACATTGGTGTGGAGTTCGATAAGAAGGGCATGCCGGTCGTGGACAAGACCACGCATCAGAGCACGCATCCCAAGGTCTTTTTTGGGGGTGATGCGGCGTGGGGCCCGGAGAACATCATCTGGGCGGTCGCACATGGCCACGCCGCTGCCATTTCCATCGACCTCGCCTGCCAGCAGCGCGATGTGGTGACCGACCGTCCGCCCCAGGGCATGACGCTGGTCAGCGCCAAGATGGGGATGCACTCGTGGGCGTACGACAACGATTACGAGAGCGCCAAACGCGCCAAGATGCAGCATGAAGAGCTCACCAAGCGCTTCAAGGATCTTGATACCGAAGTGGAGCTGGGGTTCACGGCAGAACAGGTAGCCACCGAAGTGGGGCGTTGTCTCAACTGCGACATCCAGACGCACTTCACCGCATCAAGCTGCATCGAGTGTGATGCCTGCGTGGATATCTGCCCCACCAACTGCCTCACGATTACCACGAACGGCACGCCCATCGACGAACTGCGCACACGCCTGTCCGCGCCGGCGCTGAATCTGTCGCAGGACATCTATGTGTCGGACGCGCTGCCGCAGACCAAGCGCATCATGGTGAAAGACGAAGACGTCTGCCTGCATTGTGGCCTCTGTGCCGAACGCTGCCCCACCGCGGCGTGGGACATGCGCCTCTTTGACCTCAAGAAGCCAATGGCGGGCATGCTCGCCGGGGTGGCCAGCATATGA